A genomic stretch from Neodiprion fabricii isolate iyNeoFabr1 chromosome 3, iyNeoFabr1.1, whole genome shotgun sequence includes:
- the LOC124178519 gene encoding glutathione synthetase-like, with protein MNASDQPSMGLCVKLPLPQAELQELIDKAKDWSLMNGACMRSKKNFNRDTLQFAPFILIPSSFPRTEFNRACEIQIILNELMHRVAHDYEFLKETLKETIKVDTFTRKLFDIYETVHSEGFTQKVSLGMLRSDLMLDTSCPKERGCSQNHKPYCCWKQVEINTIASGFGWLGPAATKLHKYILQELDRTNELKNLPDNNALQGLCTGMIDAWNIYNDPKSVILFIIENVTYNICDQRFHEFEIRRLNPSIKVIRRTLSELAVEARLGPKKELIVGEQTVAVVYFRCGYEPSQYPTEKEWDVRLLIERSLTIKSPSIQYHLAGAKKVQQALAKPGVLARFLKDEETVQQIRGIFTGLYALDFDEHGENAIDMGIANPERFVLKPQREGGGNNVYGNNIKTALESMKDQQERSAWILMDRIQPPLQRNYQIRAGSDTDTEMKEVVSELGIFGVLIGDEKNIIINRQVGHMLRTKLASADEGGVASGLGACDSPYLTD; from the exons ATGAACGCGAGTGATCAACCCAGTATGGGCCTTTGCGTCAAACTGCCATTGCCGCAGGCAGAACTGCAAGAATTAATAGATAAAGCCAAAGATTGGTCGCTTATGAATGGAGCCTGCATGCGATCGAAGAAGAATTTCAACAGAGATACTCTGCAGTTTGCTCCATTTATTCTTATACCGTCATCATTTCCAAGGACAGAATTTAATCGagcttgtgaaattcaaataatattaaatgaaCTCATGCACAGGGTTGCCCATGACTATGAATTCCTGAAAGAAACCCTCAAAGAAACAATCAAAGTCGATACTTTTACCCGGAAATTGTTTGATATTTATGAAACGGTCCACAGCGAGGGATTCACTCAGAAAGTATCTTTAGGAATGTTAAGGTCCGATCTAATGCTTGACACCAGTTGCCCTAAAGAACGCGGCTGCTCACAAAATCACAAGCCATATTGTTGTTGGAAACAAGTAGAAATAAATACGATCGCATCAGGATTTGGATGGCTTGGTCCTGCCGCTACAAAATTGCACAAATATATTCTACAGGAACTTGATCGCACAAATGAGCTAAAAAATTTGCCCGACAATAATGCGCTCCAAGGACTATGCACGGGAATGATTGACGCGTGGAATATTTACAATGATCCAAA ATCcgttattttattcatcattgAAAACGTCACGTATAACATTTGCGATCAGCGTTTTCACGAATTTGAAATCCGCAGACTTAATCCATCCATTAAGGTAATACGTAGAACACTGAGCGAGCTAGCTGTTGAAGCACGTCTCGGTCCCAAAAAAGAGCTGATTGTTGGAGAACAAACCGTCGCCGTTGTCTACTTCAGATGTGGCTATGAACCGAGTCAATATCCCACTGAGAAAGAGTGGGATGTAAGATTACTTATAGAAAGATCTTTAACAATCAAATCCCCATCGATTCAATATCATCTAGCTGGTGCAAAAAAAGTCCAACAAGCCCTGGCCAAGCCTGGAGTTCTCGCCAGATTTCTGAAGGACGAGGAGACAGTTCAGCAAATCAGAGGAATATTCACTG gTCTTTATGCTTTGGATTTTGATGAACACGGGGAAAATGCAATAGACATGGGGATAGCAAATCCTGAACGCTTTGTTTTGAAACCGCAGCGAGAAGGTGGTGGAAATAATGTTTATGGAAATAACATAAAAACCGCACTAGAATCCATGAAGGACCAGCAAGAGAGATCGGCATGGATCTTGATGGATAGAATCCAACCACCGTTGCAAAGAAACTATCAAATACGAGCAGGAAGTGATACAGATACAGAAATGAAGGAAGTCGTTTCGGAATTGGGCATATTTGGTGTATTGATCGGCGATGAAAAGAATATTATCATTAACAGACAAGTTGGTCACATGCTTCGAACAAAATTGGCCAGTGCTGATGAAGGCGGGGTTGCGTCAGGATTAGGGGCTTGTGATAGTCCCTATTTAACTGACTAG